In Tenrec ecaudatus isolate mTenEca1 chromosome 9, mTenEca1.hap1, whole genome shotgun sequence, the DNA window GGTGAGGCCGCCAAAGGAGATTCCAGACTCTGCGGAGAGCAACCAGAAGGAGGCCCTGCCGGCCACAGGTGGGGAGCTGGGGGACGAGGTATATGGGGCAGGCCTGCTTGCTCCTCAGGAGTGGTAGGAGGCAGCCAAGGCTTGCTGCAGCAGGCTGGTGTTTGGAGCCTGGCTGGGCTGGCTGAGTTCCAGGGCGCCTGCATGAGTGCCTCTgcacgtgtgcatgtgtgtgtgtgtgcccacagGCATCTCTGTCGGGGGAGGATGcccagaggaggaggggaagccaGAGggggcatggctggggtcagaagcACCTATATGAGGCGCAGGAGTGGGGTGACCGCCCCGTGGCCTACACGCTGGGCAGGTGGGCCCCGGGACAGACTCTGCTCTTGTGCCCAGATCAGGATGAAGAACAGCTGGAAGAGCACTTTGtggcctcctccatgggggagatGTGGCAGCTTCTGGACATGGCCCAGCAGGAGGACAAGGGGGCAGAGACGGCCGCCCTGCGAGACCACCTCTTTGACCTGGCCTTCTGCCTGAACCTGGCCAGCATCCTGGTTTTTTTATGAGGGACATTGAAGCTGAGGTCCTGGCCTGGCTCCTGGATGAGGACTTGGCTCTCTACCTCCGCTTCATGATCACGtactgacccctgacccctggcCTCTCTACGAGGCAGCATCATCGCCCTGCCCCTTCACAGCCCAGGGCTAGAGACCCCATCGAGCCCAGGGCACCGCCCCCATGAGGTTCCAGGTTGGCTCTGCCTGGGGCTAAGGACTGGGGAGGCGGCCAGACCAACGCAGTGGCAATAAACCCTGAACACAATGGGGGCGGCTCCTTGAGACTTCACCTGGACCCCTGTCGCCACCAGGCTGGTTAATCGTCCATCCCTGATGCCCACTCTCTGACCTTCAGTCCCTCAGCTGCTTCCAGCTTGGCACTGGCCCCTCCTCTTCTCCTGGTAGGCCGGTGGCTGGGAAGCCCCGTGGGAGGGAAGCCTGGAGCATGTTTAATTTCTCAGTGTGGGGTCAGGCTGGGGGGATGCTGAGGTGTCCCTATGGGAGGGTCTCAGGCAGCCAGATTACCAGAGCTGGCAGCGGCTGGAGGGGTTCATAGGGGCCCCCCAGGGACAGCTGAAGTGCCTGGCAAAGGTTCGAGTGTTGCTGAGTGGCCCGTGGACTCGCAGAATGGCTGGGCTGTGCCGGTCCCGGGGATCCTGG includes these proteins:
- the LLCFC1 gene encoding sperm-egg fusion protein LLCFC1, with product MTPLGPQLHRVAILATLLLLLLRVKGVRPPKEIPDSAESNQKEALPATDQDEEQLEEHFVASSMGEMWQLLDMAQQEDKGAETAALRDHLFDLAFCLNLASILVFL